The Falco naumanni isolate bFalNau1 chromosome 1, bFalNau1.pat, whole genome shotgun sequence genome window below encodes:
- the TDO2 gene encoding tryptophan 2,3-dioxygenase isoform X1 translates to MSECPFAGNNYLFNFNKLSLEDEKDDKSQEGINKASKGGLVYGDYLQLNKILNAQELQSEKRGNKIHDEHLFIVTHQAYELWFKQILWELDSVRGIFQNGHVRDERNMLKVITRMNRISMILKLLVEQFSVLETMTALDFFDFRYYLSPASGFQSLQFRMLENKIGVPQSLRVPYNRRHYRDNFKGQDYELLLKSEQEPTLLQLVEAWLERTPGLDAEGFDFWGQFEVNVLKGLEEEFALVQAKPESEEKDDDLSELQKQKDVLLSLFDEKRHEHLLSKGERRLSYKALKGALMIYFYREEPRFQVPFQLLTSLMDIDVLMTKWRYNHVCMVHRMIGSKAGTGGSSGYHYLRSTVSDRYKVFVDLFNLSTFLVPRHWIPKMNPTIHKFLYTAEYCDSSYFSSDDSD, encoded by the exons ATGAGCGAGTGCCCCTTTGCGGGGAACAATTATCT atttaattttaacaAGCTATCTTTGGAAGACGAAAAAGATGATAAATCACAAGAAGGGATAAATAAAGCCAGCAAAGGTGGACTTGTCTATGGAGACTACCTACAA ctgaACAAAATATTGAATGCTCAGGAACTTCAGAGTGAgaagagaggaaacaaaatcCATGACGAGCACCTTTTCATTGTGACACATCAAG CTTATGAACTTTGGTTTAAGCAGATTCTGTGGGAACTGGACTCTGTGCGGGGGATCTTTCAGAATGGCCAC GTAAGAGATGAGAGGAACATGCTGAAGGTTATTACTCGAATGAACAGAATTTCAATGATTCTGAAATTACTTGTGGAGCAATTCTCAGTTTTGGAAACAATGACTGCATTGGATTTCTTTGATTTCAG ATACTACCTAAGCCCAGCTTCGGGTTTTCAGAGCCTGCAGTTTCGCATGCTGGAGAACAAAATTGGTGTTCCCCAAAGTCTGAGAGTGCCCTATAACAGAAGGCATTATCGTGATAACTTCAAGGGACAGGATTATGAACTACTGCTGAAATCAGAGCAAGAACCAACGCTATTGCAACTTGTGGAG gcATGGCTGGAAAGAACTCCAGGACTCGATGCAGAAGGATTTGATTTCTGGGGACAATTTGAAGTGAATGTTTTAAAAGGTCTAGAAGAGGAATTTGCCTTGGTGCAG GCCAAACcagaatcagaagaaaaagatgatgaCTTATCTGAActccaaaagcagaaagatgtaTTACTTTCGTTATTTGATGAAAAACGCCACGAACACCTGCTTAGTAAAG GAGAAAGACGACTGTCTTACAAAGCACTGAAGGGTGCCTTAATGATCTACTTCTACAG GGAGGAGCCTCGTTTCCAGGTTCCCTTTCAGCTTCTTACCTCCCTTATGGATATAGATGTTCTCATGACCAAATGGAGAT ATAACCATGTCTGCATGGTGCACAGAATGATTGGCAGCAAGGCTGGCACTGGAGGCTCGTCAGGCTACCACTATTTGCGCTCAACGGTGAG TGACAGATACAAAGTGTTTGTGGATTTGTTCAATCTTTCAACTTTTCTAGTTCCAAGACACTGGATACCAAAGATGAACCCAACCATTCATAAATTCCTTTACACAGCAGAATACTGCGACAGCTCCTATTTTAGCAGCGACGACTCTGACTAG
- the TDO2 gene encoding tryptophan 2,3-dioxygenase isoform X2 produces MSECPFAGNNYLFNFNKLSLEDEKDDKSQEGINKASKGGLVYGDYLQLNKILNAQELQSEKRGNKIHDEHLFIVTHQAYELWFKQILWELDSVRGIFQNGHVRDERNMLKVITRMNRISMILKLLVEQFSVLETMTALDFFDFRYYLSPASGFQSLQFRMLENKIGVPQSLRVPYNRRHYRDNFKGQDYELLLKSEQEPTLLQLVEAWLERTPGLDAEGFDFWGQFEVNVLKGLEEEFALVQAKPESEEKDDDLSELQKQKDVLLSLFDEKRHEHLLSKGERRLSYKALKGALMIYFYREEPRFQVPFQLLTSLMDIDVLMTKWRYNHVCMVHRMIGSKAGTGGSSGYHYLRSTVSSKTLDTKDEPNHS; encoded by the exons ATGAGCGAGTGCCCCTTTGCGGGGAACAATTATCT atttaattttaacaAGCTATCTTTGGAAGACGAAAAAGATGATAAATCACAAGAAGGGATAAATAAAGCCAGCAAAGGTGGACTTGTCTATGGAGACTACCTACAA ctgaACAAAATATTGAATGCTCAGGAACTTCAGAGTGAgaagagaggaaacaaaatcCATGACGAGCACCTTTTCATTGTGACACATCAAG CTTATGAACTTTGGTTTAAGCAGATTCTGTGGGAACTGGACTCTGTGCGGGGGATCTTTCAGAATGGCCAC GTAAGAGATGAGAGGAACATGCTGAAGGTTATTACTCGAATGAACAGAATTTCAATGATTCTGAAATTACTTGTGGAGCAATTCTCAGTTTTGGAAACAATGACTGCATTGGATTTCTTTGATTTCAG ATACTACCTAAGCCCAGCTTCGGGTTTTCAGAGCCTGCAGTTTCGCATGCTGGAGAACAAAATTGGTGTTCCCCAAAGTCTGAGAGTGCCCTATAACAGAAGGCATTATCGTGATAACTTCAAGGGACAGGATTATGAACTACTGCTGAAATCAGAGCAAGAACCAACGCTATTGCAACTTGTGGAG gcATGGCTGGAAAGAACTCCAGGACTCGATGCAGAAGGATTTGATTTCTGGGGACAATTTGAAGTGAATGTTTTAAAAGGTCTAGAAGAGGAATTTGCCTTGGTGCAG GCCAAACcagaatcagaagaaaaagatgatgaCTTATCTGAActccaaaagcagaaagatgtaTTACTTTCGTTATTTGATGAAAAACGCCACGAACACCTGCTTAGTAAAG GAGAAAGACGACTGTCTTACAAAGCACTGAAGGGTGCCTTAATGATCTACTTCTACAG GGAGGAGCCTCGTTTCCAGGTTCCCTTTCAGCTTCTTACCTCCCTTATGGATATAGATGTTCTCATGACCAAATGGAGAT ATAACCATGTCTGCATGGTGCACAGAATGATTGGCAGCAAGGCTGGCACTGGAGGCTCGTCAGGCTACCACTATTTGCGCTCAACGGTGAG TTCCAAGACACTGGATACCAAAGATGAACCCAACCATTCATAA
- the TDO2 gene encoding tryptophan 2,3-dioxygenase isoform X3, whose product MSECPFAGNNYLFNFNKLSLEDEKDDKSQEGINKASKGGLVYGDYLQLNKILNAQELQSEKRGNKIHDEHLFIVTHQAYELWFKQILWELDSVRGIFQNGHVRDERNMLKVITRMNRISMILKLLVEQFSVLETMTALDFFDFRYYLSPASGFQSLQFRMLENKIGVPQSLRVPYNRRHYRDNFKGQDYELLLKSEQEPTLLQLVEAWLERTPGLDAEGFDFWGQFEVNVLKGLEEEFALVQAKPESEEKDDDLSELQKQKDVLLSLFDEKRHEHLLSKGERRLSYKALKGALMIYFYREEPRFQVPFQLLTSLMDIDVLMTKWRSKRKDQQLLQ is encoded by the exons ATGAGCGAGTGCCCCTTTGCGGGGAACAATTATCT atttaattttaacaAGCTATCTTTGGAAGACGAAAAAGATGATAAATCACAAGAAGGGATAAATAAAGCCAGCAAAGGTGGACTTGTCTATGGAGACTACCTACAA ctgaACAAAATATTGAATGCTCAGGAACTTCAGAGTGAgaagagaggaaacaaaatcCATGACGAGCACCTTTTCATTGTGACACATCAAG CTTATGAACTTTGGTTTAAGCAGATTCTGTGGGAACTGGACTCTGTGCGGGGGATCTTTCAGAATGGCCAC GTAAGAGATGAGAGGAACATGCTGAAGGTTATTACTCGAATGAACAGAATTTCAATGATTCTGAAATTACTTGTGGAGCAATTCTCAGTTTTGGAAACAATGACTGCATTGGATTTCTTTGATTTCAG ATACTACCTAAGCCCAGCTTCGGGTTTTCAGAGCCTGCAGTTTCGCATGCTGGAGAACAAAATTGGTGTTCCCCAAAGTCTGAGAGTGCCCTATAACAGAAGGCATTATCGTGATAACTTCAAGGGACAGGATTATGAACTACTGCTGAAATCAGAGCAAGAACCAACGCTATTGCAACTTGTGGAG gcATGGCTGGAAAGAACTCCAGGACTCGATGCAGAAGGATTTGATTTCTGGGGACAATTTGAAGTGAATGTTTTAAAAGGTCTAGAAGAGGAATTTGCCTTGGTGCAG GCCAAACcagaatcagaagaaaaagatgatgaCTTATCTGAActccaaaagcagaaagatgtaTTACTTTCGTTATTTGATGAAAAACGCCACGAACACCTGCTTAGTAAAG GAGAAAGACGACTGTCTTACAAAGCACTGAAGGGTGCCTTAATGATCTACTTCTACAG GGAGGAGCCTCGTTTCCAGGTTCCCTTTCAGCTTCTTACCTCCCTTATGGATATAGATGTTCTCATGACCAAATGGAGAT CCAAGAGGAAAGATCAACAGCTCCTTCAGTGA
- the CTSO gene encoding cathepsin O isoform X1: protein MAGSGAGPRLPLRVLALLCCLLRAGTCALLPPAGTRPGEEGGGSQGRPPWDGSGREKEAAAALRESAKRIRLLNSSSKDNTTAFYGINQFSHLFPEEFKAIYLRSIPRKLPRYVKLPKGEEKPLPKKFDWRDKKVIAEVRNQQTCGGCWAFSVVGSIESAYAIKGNNLEELSIQQVIDCSYNNYGCSGGSTVSALSWLNQTKVKLVRDSEYTFKAQTGLCHYFGHSDFGVSITGFAAYDFSGQEEEMMRMLVNWGPLAVTVDAVSWQDYLGGIIQYHCSSGRANHAVLITGFDRTGSIPYWIVQNSWGPTWGIDGYVRVKIGGNICGIADTVSSVFV, encoded by the exons ATGGCGGGGAGCGGCGCTGGCCCCCGCCTCCCCCTGAGGGTGCTGGCGCTTCTTTGCTGCCTGCTGCGGGCCGGCACCTGTGCTCTCCTGCCGCCGGCAGGCACCCGGCCCGGGGAGGAGGGCGGCGGCAGTCAGGGCCGCCCTCCGTGGGACGGAAGCGGCCGGGAGAAGGAAGCGGCGGCGGCCCTCCGG gaaagtGCTAAAAGAATTAGGTTACTGAATTCATCATCAAAAGATAATACAACTGCTTTCTATGGAATAAATCAGTTTTCTCACCTGTTTCCTGAAGAGTTCAAAG CTATTTACTTAAGAAGCATACCTCGCAAACTTCCCAGATACGTGAAATTGccaaagggagaggaaaaaccTTTGCCAAAGAAGTTTGACTGGAGGGATAAGAAAGTCATTGCAGAAGTGAGAAATCAGCAGACA TGTGGAGGCTGCTGGGCTTTCAGCGTTGTGGGTAGTATAGAGTCTGCCTATGCAATTAAAGGAAATAACCTGGAAGAACTCAGCATACAGCAGGTTATTGACTGTTCATACAATAATTATGGCTGCAGCGGGGGATCCACTGTTAGTGCTTTGAGTTGGCTGAACCAG ACAAAAGTAAAACTCGTGAGAGATTCAGAATATACTTTCAAAGCTCAGACAGGACTGTGCCATTATTTTGGTCACTCAGATTTTGGAGTTTCAATAACGGGATTTGCTGCATATGACTTCAG TGGtcaagaagaagaaatgatgaGGATGCTTGTTAACTGGGGCCCTTTGGCAGTAACAGTAGATGCAGTTAGCTGGCAGGATTATCTTGGTGGGATCATACAATATCACTGCTCCAGTGGAAGAGCAAATCACGCTGTTCTTATCACTGGTTTTGACAGAACAG GTAGCATCCCTTACTGGATTGTACAGAACTCTTGGGGGCCTACATGGGGAATAGATGGCTATGTTCGTGTTAAGATAGGCGGCAATATCTGTG GTATAGCAGATACAGTTTCATCAGTATTTGTTTGA
- the CTSO gene encoding cathepsin O isoform X3, giving the protein MTGRSGAGRRPGSRQGAVLAARRGMAGSGAGPRLPLRVLALLCCLLRAGTCALLPPAGTRPGEEGGGSQGRPPWDGSGREKEAAAALRESAKRIRLLNSSSKDNTTAFYGINQFSHLFPEEFKAIYLRSIPRKLPRYVKLPKGEEKPLPKKFDWRDKKVIAEVRNQQTTKVKLVRDSEYTFKAQTGLCHYFGHSDFGVSITGFAAYDFSGQEEEMMRMLVNWGPLAVTVDAVSWQDYLGGIIQYHCSSGRANHAVLITGFDRTGSIPYWIVQNSWGPTWGIDGYVRVKIGGNICGIADTVSSVFV; this is encoded by the exons ATGACAGGGCGGTCAGGGGCGGGGCGCCGCCCGGGGAGCCGGCAGGGAGCGGTTCTCGCTGCCCGGCGCGGCATGGCGGGGAGCGGCGCTGGCCCCCGCCTCCCCCTGAGGGTGCTGGCGCTTCTTTGCTGCCTGCTGCGGGCCGGCACCTGTGCTCTCCTGCCGCCGGCAGGCACCCGGCCCGGGGAGGAGGGCGGCGGCAGTCAGGGCCGCCCTCCGTGGGACGGAAGCGGCCGGGAGAAGGAAGCGGCGGCGGCCCTCCGG gaaagtGCTAAAAGAATTAGGTTACTGAATTCATCATCAAAAGATAATACAACTGCTTTCTATGGAATAAATCAGTTTTCTCACCTGTTTCCTGAAGAGTTCAAAG CTATTTACTTAAGAAGCATACCTCGCAAACTTCCCAGATACGTGAAATTGccaaagggagaggaaaaaccTTTGCCAAAGAAGTTTGACTGGAGGGATAAGAAAGTCATTGCAGAAGTGAGAAATCAGCAGACA ACAAAAGTAAAACTCGTGAGAGATTCAGAATATACTTTCAAAGCTCAGACAGGACTGTGCCATTATTTTGGTCACTCAGATTTTGGAGTTTCAATAACGGGATTTGCTGCATATGACTTCAG TGGtcaagaagaagaaatgatgaGGATGCTTGTTAACTGGGGCCCTTTGGCAGTAACAGTAGATGCAGTTAGCTGGCAGGATTATCTTGGTGGGATCATACAATATCACTGCTCCAGTGGAAGAGCAAATCACGCTGTTCTTATCACTGGTTTTGACAGAACAG GTAGCATCCCTTACTGGATTGTACAGAACTCTTGGGGGCCTACATGGGGAATAGATGGCTATGTTCGTGTTAAGATAGGCGGCAATATCTGTG GTATAGCAGATACAGTTTCATCAGTATTTGTTTGA
- the CTSO gene encoding cathepsin O isoform X2: MTGRSGAGRRPGSRQGAVLAARRGMAGSGAGPRLPLRVLALLCCLLRAGTCALLPPAGTRPGEEGGGSQGRPPWDGSGREKEAAAALRESAKRIRLLNSSSKDNTTAFYGINQFSHLFPEEFKAIYLRSIPRKLPRYVKLPKGEEKPLPKKFDWRDKKVIAEVRNQQTCGGCWAFSVVGSIESAYAIKGNNLEELSIQQVIDCSYNNYGCSGGSTVSALSWLNQTKVKLVRDSEYTFKAQTGLCHYFGHSDFGVSITGFAAYDFSGQEEEMMRMLVNWGPLAVTVDAVSWQDYLGGIIQYHCSSGRANHAVLITGFDRTGSIPYWIVQNSWGPTWGIDGYVRVKIGGNICGAVTPLWRV, translated from the exons ATGACAGGGCGGTCAGGGGCGGGGCGCCGCCCGGGGAGCCGGCAGGGAGCGGTTCTCGCTGCCCGGCGCGGCATGGCGGGGAGCGGCGCTGGCCCCCGCCTCCCCCTGAGGGTGCTGGCGCTTCTTTGCTGCCTGCTGCGGGCCGGCACCTGTGCTCTCCTGCCGCCGGCAGGCACCCGGCCCGGGGAGGAGGGCGGCGGCAGTCAGGGCCGCCCTCCGTGGGACGGAAGCGGCCGGGAGAAGGAAGCGGCGGCGGCCCTCCGG gaaagtGCTAAAAGAATTAGGTTACTGAATTCATCATCAAAAGATAATACAACTGCTTTCTATGGAATAAATCAGTTTTCTCACCTGTTTCCTGAAGAGTTCAAAG CTATTTACTTAAGAAGCATACCTCGCAAACTTCCCAGATACGTGAAATTGccaaagggagaggaaaaaccTTTGCCAAAGAAGTTTGACTGGAGGGATAAGAAAGTCATTGCAGAAGTGAGAAATCAGCAGACA TGTGGAGGCTGCTGGGCTTTCAGCGTTGTGGGTAGTATAGAGTCTGCCTATGCAATTAAAGGAAATAACCTGGAAGAACTCAGCATACAGCAGGTTATTGACTGTTCATACAATAATTATGGCTGCAGCGGGGGATCCACTGTTAGTGCTTTGAGTTGGCTGAACCAG ACAAAAGTAAAACTCGTGAGAGATTCAGAATATACTTTCAAAGCTCAGACAGGACTGTGCCATTATTTTGGTCACTCAGATTTTGGAGTTTCAATAACGGGATTTGCTGCATATGACTTCAG TGGtcaagaagaagaaatgatgaGGATGCTTGTTAACTGGGGCCCTTTGGCAGTAACAGTAGATGCAGTTAGCTGGCAGGATTATCTTGGTGGGATCATACAATATCACTGCTCCAGTGGAAGAGCAAATCACGCTGTTCTTATCACTGGTTTTGACAGAACAG GTAGCATCCCTTACTGGATTGTACAGAACTCTTGGGGGCCTACATGGGGAATAGATGGCTATGTTCGTGTTAAGATAGGCGGCAATATCTGTG GTGCTGTGACACCACTTTGGAGGGTGTAA